A window of the Saccharomyces eubayanus strain FM1318 chromosome II, whole genome shotgun sequence genome harbors these coding sequences:
- the MRX14 gene encoding mitochondrial 54S ribosomal protein bL34m codes for MSLFGRLYQFQSRRMFSSISPISALSVLRPQTNVLLNSSPLKTMSSTPFGFGFIGQRRWKSRGNTYQPSTLKRKRTFGFLARAKSKQGSKILKRRKLKGRWFLSH; via the coding sequence ATGTCACTATTTGGGAGGCTGTACCAGTTTCAGTCAAGGAGAATGTTTTCCTCCATATCGCCCATCTCTGCTCTGTCTGTATTACGTCCGCAAACCAACGTGCTTTTAAACAGCTCACCATTGAAAACCATGTCCTCTACACCGTTTGGGTTTGGTTTCATTGGGCAAAGACGGTGGAAGTCAAGAGGTAACACGTATCAGCCCAGTACgttgaagaggaagagaaCTTTCGGATTCTTGGCCAGGGCAAAGAGCAAACAGGGCTctaaaatattgaaaaggagaaaactCAAGGGAAGATGGTTTTTGTCTCACTGA
- the ALT2 gene encoding alanine transaminase ALT2 yields the protein MTMTHQKDLKSVFTTKDLDFKPAAKLTKKDLNASVTKAEYAVRGAIPTRADELKEELKRSSNSLPFNNIINANIGNPQQLDQKPLTFTRQVLSILEYPEILKVDHEKLASLNLFAKDALKRAQRLLDDIGGSVGAYSHSQGVPGIRQTVADFITERDGGEPAFPEDIYLTTGASAAATSLLSLLCKDSQTGLLLPIPQYPLYTASASLYNAQVLPYYLDEEADWSTESDEIERVVLDALKKGIKPSVLIVINPGNPTGAVLSESTIAKICLIAAKYGITVISDEVYQENVFGDVKFHSMKKILRKLQNLYPGKFDNVQLASLHSISKGFMGECGQRGGYMEIVGFSQDIRDALFKLMSISICSVVTGQAVIDLMVKPPQPGDESYDQDRQERLKIYNEMLTRANLLYETFNELEGIKCQKPQGAMYLFPKLVLPEKALRESKRLNIEPDVLYCTALLESTGICTVPGSGFGQKSGTYHVRTTFLPPGTQWIQDWRGFHQEFFDKYRD from the coding sequence ATGACGATGACACACCAAAAGGATTTGAAAAGTGTCTTTACTACAAAGGATTTGGATTTCAAGCCTGCTGCAAAGCTCACTAAGAAGGACTTGAATGCAAGCGTCACCAAAGCAGAGTATGCTGTAAGAGGCGCTATCCCCACAAGGGCCGACGAACTAAAGGAGGAACTAAAAAGAAGCTCAAATTCGTTACCGTTCAATAACATCATAAACGCAAACATTGGTAATCCACAACAGCTAGACCAAAAGCCTTTGACTTTCACCAGACAAGTTTTGTCCATCCTGGAATATCCAGAGATTTTAAAAGTGGACCATGAAAAGTTagcttctttgaatttgttcGCCAAAGATGCTCTGAAAAGAGCTCAGCGCCTACTAGACGACATTGGTGGTTCCGTCGGAGCTTACTCGCATTCTCAAGGTGTGCCAGGGATAAGGCAAACGGTTGCCGATTTCATCACCGAGAGGGACGGCGGTGAGCCTGCTTTCCCAGAGGACATTTATCTGACCACAGGTGCCTCTGCTGCTGCAACCTCTCTGTTGTCTTTATTGTGTAAGGACTCTCAAACGGGGTtacttcttccaattccTCAATATCCATTATACACTGCATCCGCATCCCTTTACAATGCGCAAGTATTACCATACTATTTGGACGAAGAAGCCGATTGGTCCACTGAGAGTgacgaaattgaaagagtGGTGTTAGacgctttgaaaaagggcaTTAAACCATCGGTGTTGATTGTTATCAACCCTGGTAACCCCACTGGCGCTGTTCTTTCTGAAAGCACCATTGCCAAGATCTGCTTGATTGCTGCGAAGTACGGCATTACAGTCATTTCGGATGAGGTctatcaagaaaatgtttttgGCGATGTCAAATTCCAttcaatgaagaagatcttAAGGAAGTTACAAAACTTATATCCAGGGAAATTCGATAACGTTCAACTGGCTTCTTTACATTCCATTTCCAAAGGATTCATGGGTGAATGCGGTCAAAGGGGTGGTTACATGGAAATTGTGGGATTTTCTCAAGATATAAGAGATGCTCTTTTCAAGCTCATGTCCATATCCATTTGTTCTGTAGTTACTGGGCAAGCTGTAATTGATCTAATGGTCAAGCCTCCTCAACCTGGTGACGAGTCATATGACCAAGACCGTCAAGAAAGGCTGAAAATTTATAACGAAATGCTTACGAGAGCTAACTTATTGTATGAGACATTCAATGAATTAGAAGGTATTAAATGCCAAAAGCCCCAAGGTGCAATGTACCTTTTCCCAAAGCTTGTTTTGCCTGAAAAGGCCCTTCGTGAAAGTAAACGTCTCAACATCGAGCCAGATGTGCTTTATTGCACAGCACTATTGGAATCTACAGGTATTTGTACCGTCCCTGGTTCTGGGTTTGGGCAAAAATCCGGTACTTACCACGTGCGGACAACCTTTTTGCCACCAGGAACCCAATGGATTCAAGACTGGAGAGGATTTCATCAAGAGTTTTTCGACAAATATCGTGATTAA
- the PDS1 gene encoding securin, protein MPANEDKENNIVYTGNESSSTSFPQTPAHLLKRSHSNVLKPPVRLDQLKKDINSNNGKNLKYIQGGKEVSPTKRLHTHTQQQGRLPLAAKDNNRSKSFVFALDTANQNKDAELVPQQQNTLSTRKNDQLRKLSQISRNRNRGNYNGMLNNTRKLQKYGSVLGYNALPKMKSLVLKDLADPGKNQESSDDDDGSEGADNKLGKKLQSAFFQQHSSEDEHEFSGGIGLFNNQGGLQQLIKNTAKGKEGSAKEDHDDYDIEIAPQRQEPLLYVPDGYPPFQQEDILKLKTFNSPYGLDLECESNNANSTDKVGLLSLVEINEEVEQDNTAHTISDQQEPAALSLALENAEDDENAAIPVIESLYNGEGLDSEELEDLLT, encoded by the coding sequence ATGCCAGCTAACGAAGACaaggaaaataatattGTATATACAGGAAATGAAAGTTCCAGCACCAGCTTCCCACAGACACCAGCCCACCTGTTGAAAAGGTCCCATTCCAATGTGCTAAAGCCACCTGTGAGGCTAGACcaactgaaaaaagatattAACAGCAACAATGGCAAGAACTTAAAGTACATACAGGGAGGTAAGGAAGTATCGCCCACGAAAAGATTGCATACACATACACAGCAACAAGGGAGATTGCCTCTGGCAGCTAAGGACAACAACAGATCGAAAAGCTTTGTGTTTGCTCTCGACACTGCAAACCAGAATAAAGATGCGGAACTTGTACCGCAACAACAGAATACATTATCTACACGCAAGAACGATCAGCTCAGAAAGCTCTCGCAGATCTCTCGCAATCGTAATAGAGGTAATTACAACGGCATGCTGAACAACACAAGAAAGCTACAGAAGTATGGTTCTGTCCTCGGCTACAATGCATTGCCCAAGATGAAAAGTTTGGTTTTAAAAGATCTGGCGGATCCAGGTAAAAACCAAGAGAGTTctgacgatgacgacggTAGTGAGGGAGCTGACAACAAACTCGGCAAGAAGCTCCAGAGCGCCTTTTTCCAACAGCATTCTTCCGAGGATGAGCACGAGTTTAGTGGGGGAATCGGTTTATTTAATAATCAGGGCGGTCTGCAACAGCTCATAAAGAACACAGCAAAGGGAAAAGAAGGCTCCGCAAAAGAGGACCATGACGATTACGATATTGAAATAGCACCTCAAAGACAGGAGCCTTTATTATATGTGCCAGACGGCTATCCGCCATTCCAGCAGGAAGATATCTTAAAACTGAAAACGTTCAACTCTCCATACGGGCTTGACCTGGAATGCGAGAGTAATAACGCTAACAGCACAGATAAAGTTGGCCTGCTTTCATTAGTGGAAATTAACGAAGAAGTTGAGCAAGACAACACGGCACACACAATTAGCGATCAACAAGAGCCTGCTGCGCTATCGTTAGCGCTCGAGAACGCCGAGGACGATGAGAACGCTGCAATTCCCGTTATAGAGTCTCTATATAACGGTGAAGGACTCGATTCCGAAGAATTGGAGGACTTACTCACTTAA